From one Catellatospora sp. IY07-71 genomic stretch:
- a CDS encoding amidohydrolase family protein: protein MAHLDEPAPAPYAPPAAGAVTVYRGATLFDGTGAPARPGTSITVDGARIAAVGPDADAEVPAGAQVVELAGRFVIPGLIDAHQHLATPPNREAAEAALRRQVYGGVTAIRDMADDLRHIADLTRGTLVGEIPGPDIHYAALMAGPGFFDDPRTWQVSQGETPGHVPWMQAIDDDTDLVMAVALARGTHAKAIKVYAELPAHLVAAITAEAKRQGIGVWAHAATFPATPGEVVGAGVDAVSHITLIAQEAADEPLTSYKTKPVLDVERLTGDGDPRLDALYTAMRERGTVLDATASMWTFLGEQADDADAKARAAANDTLSAKLTADAYRAGVLLATGTDYETEPGEPFPSLHLELRYLAERCGIPAAEVLVCATRTGAISAGAPADMGTVEAGKLANFVVLAADPTADLANLSTIEYTVKRGHRFDRADYTEDAR from the coding sequence ATGGCCCACCTGGACGAGCCCGCGCCGGCGCCGTACGCCCCACCGGCGGCCGGCGCCGTGACCGTGTATCGGGGCGCGACCCTGTTCGACGGCACCGGCGCGCCCGCCCGCCCCGGCACCTCGATCACGGTCGACGGGGCGCGGATCGCCGCCGTCGGGCCTGACGCCGACGCCGAGGTCCCCGCCGGGGCGCAGGTCGTCGAGCTGGCCGGCCGGTTCGTCATCCCGGGCCTGATCGACGCGCACCAGCACCTGGCCACCCCGCCCAACCGGGAGGCGGCCGAGGCGGCGCTGCGCCGCCAGGTCTACGGCGGCGTCACCGCGATCCGCGACATGGCCGACGACCTGCGCCACATCGCCGACCTCACCCGCGGCACCCTGGTCGGCGAGATCCCCGGCCCCGACATCCACTACGCCGCGCTGATGGCCGGGCCCGGCTTCTTCGACGACCCGCGCACCTGGCAGGTGTCGCAGGGCGAGACCCCCGGCCACGTGCCGTGGATGCAGGCGATCGACGACGACACCGACCTGGTCATGGCCGTCGCCTTGGCGCGCGGCACGCACGCCAAGGCGATCAAGGTGTACGCCGAGCTGCCCGCGCACCTGGTCGCCGCGATCACCGCCGAGGCGAAACGGCAGGGCATCGGGGTGTGGGCGCACGCGGCCACGTTCCCGGCCACGCCCGGCGAGGTGGTGGGCGCGGGCGTGGACGCCGTCTCGCACATCACGCTGATCGCGCAGGAGGCCGCCGACGAGCCGCTGACCTCGTACAAGACGAAGCCCGTGCTCGACGTCGAGCGGCTGACCGGCGACGGCGACCCGCGGCTGGACGCCCTCTACACGGCGATGCGCGAGCGCGGCACGGTGCTCGACGCGACCGCGAGCATGTGGACGTTCCTCGGCGAGCAGGCCGACGACGCCGACGCCAAGGCCCGCGCCGCGGCCAACGACACGCTGTCGGCGAAGCTCACCGCGGACGCGTACCGTGCCGGGGTCCTGCTCGCGACCGGCACCGACTACGAGACCGAGCCCGGCGAGCCGTTCCCGTCGCTGCACCTGGAGCTGCGCTACCTGGCCGAGCGCTGCGGCATCCCCGCTGCCGAGGTGCTCGTCTGCGCCACCCGCACCGGCGCCATCAGCGCGGGCGCGCCGGCCGACATGGGCACCGTCGAGGCGGGCAAGCTCGCCAACTTCGTGGTGCTGGCCGCCGACCCCACCGCCGACCTGGCCAACCTCAGCACCATCGAGTACACCGTGAAGCGCGGGCACCGCTTCGACCGGGCCGACTACACCGAGGACGCGCGATGA
- the fdhA gene encoding formaldehyde dehydrogenase, glutathione-independent → MSGNKTVVYHGPGHVEVEDLDYPKLELAEQHRKINHGAILKVVATNICGSDQHMVRGRTTAPEGQTLGHEITGEVVEVGPDVEYIKVGDLCSVPFNIACGRCRMCMEGHTGVCLNVNPARAGAAYGYVDMGGWFGGQAQYVLVPYADFNLLKFPDKDRAMEKILDLAMLSDIFPTGYHGCYTAGVTTGSTVYIAGAGPVGLAAATSALLLGAAVVMVGDLNEQRLAQARSFGCETIDLTSGASLPEMIEQVTGEPEVDAAVDAVGFEARGHGQNAEEEPATVLNDIMSIARPAARLGIPGLYVTGDPGGKDAEAKVGSLRVSIGTGWAKSHSFTTGQCPVKRYNRQLMMAILHDRVHIARNVHATVLPLDDAPKGYSDFDHGAASKYVLDPNQMLAGAGV, encoded by the coding sequence ATGTCGGGTAACAAGACCGTCGTCTATCACGGCCCCGGGCACGTCGAAGTCGAGGATCTCGACTACCCGAAGCTGGAACTCGCCGAACAGCACCGCAAGATCAACCATGGCGCGATCCTGAAGGTCGTCGCCACCAACATCTGCGGCAGCGACCAGCACATGGTGCGCGGCCGCACCACCGCCCCGGAGGGCCAGACCCTCGGCCACGAGATCACCGGCGAGGTCGTGGAGGTGGGGCCGGACGTCGAGTACATCAAGGTCGGCGACCTGTGCTCGGTGCCGTTCAACATCGCCTGCGGCCGCTGCCGCATGTGCATGGAGGGCCACACCGGCGTATGCCTCAACGTGAACCCGGCCCGCGCCGGCGCGGCGTACGGGTACGTCGACATGGGCGGCTGGTTCGGCGGGCAGGCCCAGTACGTGCTCGTGCCGTACGCCGACTTCAACCTGCTGAAGTTCCCGGACAAGGACCGGGCCATGGAGAAGATCCTGGACCTGGCCATGCTCAGCGACATCTTCCCGACCGGCTATCACGGCTGCTACACCGCGGGCGTGACCACCGGCTCCACCGTCTACATCGCCGGAGCGGGACCCGTCGGGCTCGCGGCGGCGACGTCGGCGCTGCTGCTGGGCGCGGCCGTGGTGATGGTCGGCGACCTGAACGAGCAGCGGCTGGCCCAGGCGCGCAGCTTCGGCTGCGAGACCATCGACCTCACCAGCGGCGCCTCGCTGCCGGAGATGATCGAGCAGGTCACCGGCGAGCCGGAGGTCGACGCCGCCGTCGACGCGGTCGGTTTCGAGGCGCGCGGGCACGGCCAGAACGCCGAGGAGGAGCCGGCCACCGTGCTCAACGACATCATGTCGATCGCCCGGCCGGCGGCCCGGCTGGGCATCCCCGGCCTGTACGTCACCGGGGACCCCGGCGGCAAGGACGCCGAGGCCAAGGTCGGCAGCCTGCGGGTGAGCATCGGCACGGGCTGGGCGAAGTCGCACAGCTTCACCACCGGCCAGTGCCCGGTGAAGCGCTACAACCGGCAGCTGATGATGGCGATCCTGCACGACCGGGTGCACATCGCCCGCAACGTGCACGCCACCGTGCTGCCGCTGGACGACGCACCGAAGGGATACAGCGACTTCGACCACGGCGCCGCCAGCAAGTACGTCCTCGACCCGAACCAGATGCTGGCCGGCGCGGGCGTGTAG
- a CDS encoding IclR family transcriptional regulator, whose translation MPRSASTAVDKALDLIEAVARADRPQRLGELAQAVGLHRATAYRVLLDLVRRGWILRAGEHYLPGVVALQVSRAAATRSLGALCRPVLEELAEQTGLMVNLQVLEADRSRVIDVVRPPRLAMISDLLGEALPVHRFAGALALVAQLDEAGRAPYLTVAASAGYPLVQLRADLDRVRDTGFALERGRNDKVVASVSRAVTTAKGAPLCAVTMVGPDAEFAPEQLTELERHLAAATARLAAELAAPSGAVMQEGPR comes from the coding sequence GTGCCGAGATCCGCCAGCACGGCGGTCGACAAGGCGCTCGACCTCATCGAGGCGGTGGCCCGCGCCGACCGGCCGCAGCGGCTGGGCGAGCTGGCGCAGGCCGTCGGCCTGCACCGGGCCACGGCCTACCGGGTGCTGCTCGACCTGGTCCGGCGCGGCTGGATCCTGCGCGCGGGGGAGCACTACCTGCCCGGGGTGGTCGCGCTGCAGGTCTCACGCGCTGCGGCGACCCGCTCGCTCGGGGCGCTGTGCCGCCCCGTCCTGGAGGAGCTGGCCGAGCAGACCGGGCTGATGGTGAACCTGCAGGTGCTGGAGGCCGACCGGTCCCGGGTGATCGACGTCGTGCGCCCGCCGCGCCTGGCGATGATCAGCGACCTGCTCGGCGAGGCCCTGCCCGTGCACCGGTTCGCCGGGGCGCTGGCGCTGGTCGCGCAGCTGGACGAGGCAGGTCGCGCGCCGTATCTCACCGTCGCCGCCTCGGCCGGTTACCCGCTCGTCCAGCTGCGCGCCGACCTCGACCGGGTGCGCGACACCGGCTTCGCCCTGGAGCGCGGCCGCAACGACAAGGTCGTCGCCTCGGTGAGCCGCGCGGTGACGACGGCCAAGGGTGCGCCGCTGTGCGCGGTGACCATGGTCGGGCCGGACGCCGAGTTCGCCCCGGAGCAACTGACCGAGCTGGAACGACACCTCGCCGCCGCCACCGCACGGCTGGCGGCCGAGCTGGCAGCGCCCTCCGGCGCCGTCATGCAGGAGGGCCCCCGATGA
- a CDS encoding ornithine cyclodeaminase family protein: MSRVLVLDKEQTRAGLDPGRVLDAVAAALVALSRGEVSAPPRIAAVAPAGLLGAMPAYVPGLGLAAKLVSVFATPGASGRSSHRGLVALFDHTDGRPLGLLDAEPITAVRTAASATLSLRTLAPDARRIAVIGTGVQASAQVALLAAVHPALPVTVGARDGGQARALAATHPNAGAATIEQAVRGADAVFCCTGATTPVFPRAWLAEGAHVSSVGGSHGHELDRDVIRDGTLFAEWPGAAAAAPPAGAYELQDVDPQRVTLLGAVLDGRHPGRVDRGGLTVFKSTGHGALDVAAASVVHAWARDQGVGTAVDL, encoded by the coding sequence ATGAGCCGGGTGCTGGTGCTGGACAAGGAGCAGACCCGGGCCGGGCTCGATCCGGGCCGGGTGCTCGACGCGGTGGCCGCCGCCCTGGTCGCGCTGAGCCGCGGCGAGGTGTCCGCGCCGCCGCGCATCGCCGCCGTGGCCCCGGCCGGGCTGCTGGGCGCGATGCCCGCGTACGTGCCCGGCCTCGGCCTGGCCGCCAAGCTGGTCTCGGTGTTCGCCACCCCGGGCGCGTCCGGGCGCAGCAGCCACCGCGGCCTGGTCGCGCTGTTCGACCACACCGACGGCCGACCGCTCGGGCTGCTGGACGCCGAGCCGATCACCGCCGTGCGCACCGCCGCCTCCGCGACGCTGAGCCTGCGCACGCTGGCCCCCGACGCGCGGCGCATCGCCGTCATCGGCACCGGCGTGCAGGCGTCGGCGCAGGTCGCGCTGCTCGCCGCGGTGCACCCCGCACTCCCGGTGACCGTCGGCGCGCGCGACGGCGGCCAGGCCCGCGCGCTGGCCGCCACCCACCCGAACGCCGGCGCGGCGACGATCGAGCAGGCGGTGCGCGGCGCGGACGCCGTGTTCTGCTGCACCGGCGCGACCACGCCGGTCTTCCCCCGTGCCTGGCTGGCGGAGGGGGCGCATGTCAGCTCGGTCGGCGGCTCGCACGGGCACGAGCTGGACCGCGACGTGATCCGCGACGGCACGCTGTTCGCCGAGTGGCCGGGCGCGGCGGCCGCCGCGCCGCCCGCGGGGGCGTACGAGCTGCAGGACGTCGACCCGCAGCGGGTGACCCTGCTCGGCGCGGTGCTGGACGGGCGCCACCCCGGCCGCGTGGACCGGGGTGGGCTGACGGTGTTCAAGTCGACCGGGCACGGCGCCCTCGACGTGGCGGCCGCGTCGGTCGTGCACGCCTGGGCCCGTGACCAGGGCGTGGGCACGGCGGTGGACCTGTAG